The following nucleotide sequence is from Triticum dicoccoides isolate Atlit2015 ecotype Zavitan chromosome 7B, WEW_v2.0, whole genome shotgun sequence.
ACATACGCATGCCGGAGGTGATGGCGAGCACTATAGCAGCAGTCGCCGCGTGCAGGCCCGTCGATGAAGGACAACGGCATTGGTCATGCGGAGCACTACTAAACCCTCTGCCAAGAACCATTCCTTATTAGATCATCAACCAGAAGATTCCATTAGTCAAATCATTCAGACGTCGGGCAAGCTGGCAGAATCCGTCGGGGCTGCACAGACCATTATTCATTTCTACGTGCCTACATGCGCACCAGAACCTCCCCTGTCCGAGCTGGAAATGAAAATTCTCATCATCTTATAGTATAAAGCTAGACCGGCGCCCTCTGAATTCTCTACCAGCTCGAAGTCGTCGATCGCGCGCACGCATCAGTTGGCTGTCCACAGGCAAGGAGGAGATGGGGATGTCGATGCGGGCTCTCCTCGCCGTCGTTGCCTTCGCGGCGGTGCTGAGGCCCGGGCTCGTCGGCGCCAACTTCGCCGACCTGTGCGACATCACGTGGGAGCCGCAGAACGCCGCGATGACGGACGGAGGGGAGCACCTCACGCTCTCCCTCGTCAGCAACATCTCAGGTAACACACATCGTATCTCTCTCAGCAACTTTTTACATGTCAAAATGCTCTTTTGCTTGCTGAATTATGTTCCGTACGCTTTTGGCGTACTCTCGGAAAAAAAAAATGCTCCTTTGCTTGCTGAATTCCATTCCGTACGTGCATGGCGATCCCGATGATCATTGCTGTTTTGGATTGTGGGTTTCATCAGGCAGTATGCTCCGGACCAAGAAGACGTTCATCTACGGCAGCATCTCCACCTTGATCAAACTGGTCAAGGGCAACTCGGCCGGCACCGTCACCACCTACTACGTACGTCAGTTAATTAACGACTCGTGTGACACTATCTGACGGACTACATTTCACGGATAACTGACCATGTGAAACTAATTACGATGGACAGACGTCGTCGGTGGGCGACGACCACGACGAGATCGACTTCGAGTTCCTGGGCAACGAGACGGGCCAGCCCTACACCATCCACACCAACGTGTTCGCCGATGGCGTGGGCGCCAAGGAGGTGCAGTTCTACCCCTGGTTCGACCCCACCGACGACTTCCACAACTACACCATCTTATGGAACCCCTCCATGATCGTGTAAGCAGCCCATGCATGCATCCTTGTACCTCTGCTGCCTGATTACATGCAGAATCAACGGAGTCTAACTTCCATGGATCGACTCTCCGCGTGCATGCAGGTGGTTTGTGGACAGCATCCCTATCCGCGTGTTCCGCAACTACGCGAGCAAGGGCGTGCCATTCCCGACGAAGCGGCCGATGTACGGCTTCTCCAGCATCTGGTCGGCAGACGACTGGGCCACGCAGGGCGGCCGCGTCAAGACGGACTGGACCAAGGCGCCCTTCGTCGCCGAGTACAACAACATGGGCCTCGACGTCTGCGAGTGCTCAGGCGCCGACGCCGAATGCGCCGCCAGATGCAACAAGGACACCCCGCCGGAGCCGTCCCAGCTCACCAAGGAGCAGATGCGCAAGCTCAGGGCCGTGCAGCTCGGCTACACCATCTACGACTACTGCGCCAAAGCCAGGGACGGCggcaagggccccgtgccgcccgAGTGCGACATGGAACAGTACTGATGAGAAAATCAAGTGATACAACCATATGATCGATGATACGATGCGCGCACGTACTCCTCCCATTTTGTTCCCTTGGATGTTTGAGGGGCGTCGCGTCGAATCTCCTGATATGTTTATTCTTTTCTGTTGATGATTGTTTCTTGCGAGATTACTACGTGCATTCTGTTTTGGCCTGATCAATGATTTATAATGATCCAAAGAGGATGTTGCCTTCTCTCGAATATAAAGTTCTTCCTGTTGGGATCAGATAGTTGTAAATGGTGTGTCTTTCTTAAATGAAATGATCGCCGCTACTAAAATCAATGCTGATGTACTAGATAGCTACGTATTCCATAGAAACTTATCCATATAAATGTTCACAAAATGGTATGGCCATGTGCGACCTAGCTGAAAATGAGAAATGGGATAGCTTTGTAGCACAGTTTTTAAACTTAAACTATATTATTTTATGAAAATTTACATGTATAGGATTTGAGTGAGATTCTAATCAATATTTATAGACATTACTTTTTTACCTTTTTAAAGAGAACTGACTGCCGGGGAAACTTTGAAAAAGAGCACTGTACAGACCTTTTTTCTTGTTGACACGAGCTCCTCGGATGTCATTTGACCACAAACATCTGCACGCTCCTAACGCAACAAGTGTTGGATGCCTAAATATTTCAGCTTTTTCTAAGAAAAGTCAGTGTCGTTTTTTTATTTACTATTCAGCTAGAATAGATGTGAGCCTAGGCTCATCTCTGAATTACTGGGGAAAATGTTTCAGGCTCATCTCTGAATTATTGTCTGAAAATGTTTCAGGCTGCATTTGGGGAAAATGTTTCAGCAGTGGCAAGGGCGATGCCACACTACTGCCTACATTGAGCGCCATAGCTATTTCTCGCCCAGATGGGTATTTTTTGACAAATCTGGCCCCTTACAGCAACTTCAAGCACGTCTGGCCCCTGGCCGAAACTAATAGCAAATCTGGTCGGCGCCAAAGTGCAGGGCGCCGTATATGCACATCTCGGCTCTATTCTATATGGCGCCGAACTAGTGGGCCCAACAGCTGCCCGTCAAGCCGAACGGATGGCAAAACTGGAGACGTGGCATATTCGACGCCAAGGTGTTGAGCGCCAACGTGCGGCGCCATGGTACTTGGCGCCGAGCTTCGGCGCCACAGCGAGCAGTGCCGTCATCCTTAGAAGAAACCAACGCTCTTGTTTGCATCGTTCTGGATGTCTCCTGGATTCGGACGACGGCTGGCGCCGAAGTGTTCGGTCTAGGCGCCGCGTAACCCGGCGCCGTCGTTATTCATTTCGGCACTACGTTCCCTGGCGCCGACCTGGTCAATCTCGGCGCCAATCTCACTAGCGCCGAAGCACCCAGCTGATAGAAAATTTGGCCATCACCTCCACTCATTTTGTAGCCAACCCTGAAACATAATAACAGCGGATATATAACATCTCAAATCTCAGCACAACACATCATAGCTCAACAACAAAAGCCATCACAATACAGCGCAACACTAAAATGTTTAACAAACATCATCACAAAGAGTCCAAACATAAGAGAAATGACCATAATGTCACGCATACTTAGTTCATAGACATAAAAGGTCTCGAAACAAAAGCAACAAGTATGGCGCCTGGCCGGGGccgacggcggctacctcggctggcTGCGGCGGCTCGACTAGGTTCGATGAAAAGGATATGGGGAATTTCCCCACGGTGAATCGATGGAAACCTATCCGTAGTTCGGCGCCGAATACGCCACGTCGCCGGTTTCCCGTCCACTCGGTGTTACGGTGATGTTCTTGGGCCCACTAGTTCGGGGCCATAGATGTTGGAGCCGAGATGTGCATATTCGGCGCCTTATTCTTTGGCGCCGACCATAGGGGCCAGATTTGGAATTAGTTTCGGCCAGGGGCCAGACGTGCTTGAAGTCGCTGAAAGAGGCCACTTTTGTCAAAAAATACCCCAGATGGAGACATAACTTCGCCACGGCGACTATATCTCGCTTCACGCAACAGTTTCTTCTGTCTCGCTGAAGCATTTCCCCCTGTGATGCagcagttgggccagcccatttttgTCTTTTTATCCGCATTAGGTTTCTCAATCGAGTTTGCTCGCTGCACTTCGTTCGCTGTTCGtaggttttttttgttttgttttttactgTTCTTCTTTGTTTCCTCACTAATTTCTCCGTTTTTAACTACCTCTTGCCCTCCCAGTGTACCCTTCTTTCTAtccaaaaaaaggaagaaaatgCCAAAAATGTTTTTATTTGTTTCTAAAATGTTTTTTCTTTGTTTCATCTTGGTTTTCAAATacttgatcaacatttttcaaatacaagagtaCCTTAATTTTGATAACTGGTCAAcagttttttctatacacattttaacatttttcaaatgcttgatcatGTTCAAATACAGATTAACATATTTTAAATACATATTCACATCTTTCTATACACATTTACAAATGCTTGAtttatatttttcaaatacaaaatTAACGTTTCTATAATAtatggtcaatattttttctatacatatttttgacattttttcaaattccCGATTAATATTTTATCAAATGCAAGATTAAGATTTTTTTTAATACATGTTCAAAAAAAATTCTCTACATATGCTCAAATGCTTGTTTAACATTATTTCAAATTCTTATTTAACATTTTgcaaatacatgatcaacttttttcacACACATTATATATTTTTTCGTATACATTTTTGGTATACACAAGatctttttctatacacatttaacatttttcaaacacttggTTAACATTTGTTTCACATGTTTTTAAATACATGATATTTTTTTCACACACATTGTATATTGTTTCGTATCCACTTTTGGCATACACAAGATACATTTTTTCAATACACATATAACAATTTTTCAAACGCTTGGTTAACATTTTTCCAAATGTTTTATGCAAAGTGTTTTTGTaatatattttatatataataTTTGGAAGTACAAACAAAGTAAAAaagaaagaaagcaaaataaataaaaaaatgaagtTGTGGCATCCAGCGCACCTGAGCCGGCCCATCTCGCGCTGCCCTTGACGCGAGGCTTCCCTAGGTCTCAATATAACCGAGACAAAAGCTCCTATAGGGCGCCTTAAGCATCCGTTGAGCTCATCCATGCACCCCCGTATCATGGGCCAGCCCAAGAAGAAGACAAGCACTCAACTAGTTTCCCACGTTTGCTCGATTATGTTAAGCGGTTCAGTCGACCAGTTAACTGGTCAACCATTGAATTTTGCAATGAGAGAAAAATCAGAAACAATAGCATAAAAATaatgaattaaaaaatgttcatggaatTTCAATAAAATACAAACTACAAAAAGTTAATAGATTTGACAAAAAAAACACTGAATTAGAAACAAGTTCATCGAATTGTTAAGAAATTTCAGAAAACTCTAATAAACTTCATCAGATTTCAAAAGAATttcatgaaattttaaaaaaattgaatatgATTTTTTTCATCAAACCTAAAAAACATTCATCGAATTTGGAAGTCTAATCATCAAAACTGAAAAAAGGAGTCGATTTGAAAGAAAAAGTTCACAGAATTTGAAAAAGTCCGTGTAATTTCCAAAATCGAAAAAATAaatgaagaaaaataaaataaaaagttaAAGGAGGAAAAAATAAAGGATAGAACGAAAAAAAAAGGAACCAGAAAATACCACCGCATATTATGACAAATGAGAAAAAAAATAGTCTGGGAGCTTCCACAAGCTTCTCAAAACGAAGCAGAATTCACATTGTGCTCTAGAAATAGGCAGGCCCATCTCCTGCGATGCGCGTGGGAGGGGATGTGCGCCCTTTGGGATTAACGATGTAGCGCTGAAGGGGGAGCCCCTAGCTGACGCTCGTGGGCGTCAAAAATATGAGCTTCCACGCAGGGCGCAATCTGAATGGACCGGCCCATTTCCTTGTGTCGCAGCGAGGCAGTACTAAAAATCCCGAAAAACTACGTTGTGTCAAAGGATTCAAACTCACAATCCTAGGCCAGATTGCTAGGGATCCTTACCACTTGAGCTATTGAGTTATAATGATTAGTATACTGCATGCATACTTTATGAACTAAATGTAGTGGcagtcccaaaaaagagaaaaatttCAACCATTGAATATTTTtagtatacattgaacattttcgtAATATACAATGAAGATTTCTTAAGTACACATTGCACCTTTTTCTGATGTACGCTGAACAATTCGAAAAAACATATTGAACCTCTTTGTGGTATACGCAGACCAATTTGAAAATACACATTCAATATTTTTTGTGATATACACTAAATAATTTgaaaatacacactgaacattttatAATATACGTTGAACATGTTTTAAATACACAATGAATATTTTTCTCAATTTGCCGTGAACCTTTTCttaaatatatgatgaacatttttgtaatacatgGTGAACTTTTATATAATACacaaaatagaagaaaagaaaaaataaacagaAGAAACAAAAATAATTTATCATGCCAAAGTATTAATGCAAAAACAATGATAAAACATTTCCTTAAATTATTAGTGgacgaaaaaggaaaaaagaaagaaagagaaagataAAACCAGAACAAAAAATAAACAGAAAGAACATGAAAGAACCAGAAaggtaaaacaaaacaaaacggCAACAGAAGAAGCCACAACAAAACCATTGAAAACCGGACAAAACATTGAGAAAATTGAAAGCAAAAAATCACAGAAGAAAAAAAACACAGGAAACAGTGCAGGAAACAACAGCGGAGGAACAAAACTCGAATCGTGTACGTGGGCCGGACGAATCGGACGCTCGGCTCAGCGAAGGCTGAAAGTTCTGACGCAACGGGTGTCAAATATGGTCTGCCAGCCGAGGGCACAGTAACCGCTCCAAAACAAAAGCTGACGGCGCCGTATAGGAGACATTTCGATTTGGATTTCAAATAAGAAAGACAGAAAAAGACTCCTGCGCCCAAATGGCAAGCGAGACATAGGGGCCCCAACTGCCTGGATTGAGCGCCACAAACTGTTTCTTGCCCGGACCGAGAAGTAACTTGTAATCGCCTCATGGCATGATTGAGGTTCCAGCCCAGTACTGTAACGGCTCTATGTCGGCCATTcatcttttgctaaaaaaaaacaCTAGCCTTTTATCTTTTCTTCTTTCGGATTTTCTGACTGGTTATCACTACTTGCACTCGTTTtctttgcctttttcttttttctcattCAGTTTTTATTATTatcttttattttcagtttttttCCAACACAAGTCTACTTCATttatacacattgtatatttttcgtATGTACCAAGAACCTTTTCGTACACAATTAAAAAAACTAAATACATACATAAGCATTTCTAGAATATATGTTTAATCATTTACTTTTTTTCAAACACATTGTATGTTTCTCATAATCATTTAAAACATTTTTCAACACGTTTGACAAATATCAAATACATGGTTAATATTTTCTTAAAATAcatatttttgaacatttttttgaatgtgTGTTAAATACTTATCAAATACACAACCGCAAAAAAAATATATATCAAATACACACTGAAACATTTTTTTCAATGATATGAAATCTTTTTGTAAACAATGTGAATATTGTGTTACATTGTacataacatttttttaaatgttgtAAACATTATTTTGAAATGTGTGAACACTTTTTCAATTGCCATGTACCTTTTTTGAAAGGTATGAAATTTTTCTTAGTTTACAGAAATATGTTTTTTTTAttttataaacattttttaaatatctCATGTACATTTTTGAATGAGCATTTTTAAAATGTTGTGAACATTTATATTAACAGTACAAAAAAAATTACACCATGTTAGtatttttaaattcatgatttttatatttttatagaaAATTTAATTTCTTGGAGTATATGTATTTAGAATATTTATTTTGAAAATATTAAAAAGGAACTAAGCCACTTGGGTCGACCCAGTAGTAGCAACTGGGGGGGCGCCTTGAGACGACCTCCTCTGATCTCGCAACACGCAATACGTAGTTGCTCCCTGGATTGAGCGACCTAGTATAGGAGCGGCAATGCTACACACACGGGCTGAATTTTACGGATTCAACAGGTTGTGCTTATGTGGCAGTTTTTTATTTGAGATTAGAAGGGAGGCGGGGCCCACCCCATGAAAATCAAGGGGGGGAGAGATTAGAAGGGAGGCGGNNNNNNNNNNNNNNNNNNNNNNNNNNNNNNNNNNNNNNNNNNNNNNNNNNNNNNNNNNNNNNNNNNNNNNNNNNNNNNNNNNNNNNNNNNNNNNNNNNNNNNNNNNNNNNNNNNNNNNNNNNNNNNNNNNNNNNNNNNNNNNNNNNNNNNNNNNNNNNNNNNNNNNNNNNNNNNNNNNNNNNNNNNNNNNNNNNNNNNNNNNNNNNNNNNNNNNNNNNNNNNNNNNGATTAATTAGCTTGAGTATCCGGTGAGAGGCCCGTAATCTTCCGTCCGTCTAGGATTATTGGTATAGGAGGGGAGGTCCTATATTTCGCTTGCTACGTCGAGTGGTTTAGCAAATGCACATAGGGCGCCCCGCCTAGGCCACCGACTAGTACGTAGGGCGCTTGCATGTAGCGTCCCCGGTTTTTCGGTAGCGACTTGGGTTCTTGTTGTGACCCGGTTTTCCTGTAGctactcttttttttcttcctttagTGACATTGTTGTGAGCTGATTTTTTTTCTGAAGAGTGCCTGTTCTCCTATACCGAACGCTTATTTCCTGTAGCGACATTGCACTCGACCGATTTTTTTGTAGCAGTACTATTGTGAGCAGGTTCTGTAGCGACCCCACACTACAGCGCCTTACTGCATAACAAGCGATTCAAAAAGTTGTGAAATATGGGGCAAATAATGAAAGCGCCAACATTTTCAAATTTGTGAGCATTTTATGAAAAATGAGCAATTTTTGAATATATTGgtcgatttttttttgaaaaacaaacAATTTAGAAATACCTGTATATTTTAAAAATTTCAAACATTTCTCAAAAAAACTTGAACAATATCCAAAATTCCGAACTTCTTGGATAAGCAAACAAGCTTTATGTTTTTTAACGTTTTTTTTaaaatgtgaacattttctaaTCTGCGAACATTTCTTAAAATTGTGAATTTTGTTTGAAAAGCGTGAACAATTTTTAGAAAACAGGAATTTTTTAAATTCCAATTTTTTTCCAAAGGGCAAACAAGTTTTGAAATTGTGAACCTTTTTAtgaagttttttttttcatttttttgaaatttgtgaatttGTGACAAAAAGCCAAAAATAAACAAAACAAATGGAAAACCCCCAAAAATGGTTCATGAAATTTTTAGAATGTTGCCAAAACCGATGAGAACCTTCCCAAAACCAAGTGGCTCATTTAGCAGATTTTTCATATTTTTACCTCATAAGCAAACTTGTGCCACATTTTCGAGGGTAAAATGTGGCACAAGTTTGCTTAAATTACGTAAAATGTGAAGAAAGAAAATTTACTAAACGAGGTAATTGCTTTCACAAACATGAAACTTAGAGGTAAAAAACAAAATTAACTCTTTTCTAACTATGAGCAATCTAGTTATCGCAATTTGTAAAGGCATCTTCAACACCGACCCACAAACTTCCCACAACTGTCTGGACTGCGATGTCCGGACCATGGAAACCATCCAACGCCGACCTGTATTGATCCGCGAAGCGGTTCAGACGCAATTTCTCGTGCAAACCGGAGACAAAcatggggggagggggggttgCGGGAGTCCGGACATGTGAAATGTTGCTCTCAGCCCCTAGCCCACCCAAAAGGAAGGTCGAGCCCGCGCTTTTGTAGCATCTCACACTATTTTTGCCGTTCCGCGCCAAaatctctgatgtctactacacaaccttcttcttatagacgttgttggccctccaagtgcagaggtttgtaggacagtagcaaatttctctcaagtagatgacctaaggtttatcaatccgtgggaggcatgggatgaagatggtctctctcaaacaactctgcaaccaaataacaaagagtctcttgtgtccccaacacacccaatacaatggtagattgtataggtgcactagttcggcgaagagatggtgatatacgtgtaatatggatggtagatatgggtatttgtaatctgaaattataaaaacagcaaggtagcaaacgataaaagtgagcgtaaacggtattgcaatggttggaaacagggcctagggttcatactttcactagtgcaagttctctcaacaataataacataattggatcatataactatccctcatgcaacaaagagtcactccaaagtagggctggaccaaaagctcgtagctcgcgagcttaatgagcgctcgatagttcggctcgttaagctcgtagctcgcttcttaatgaacagagccaatcattgatttcatcttgttaagcttaacgagcttaatgagcgagctaacgagtttcatgagtagctcgttaagctcgttagtaacaacacaacacatattttcatATTACGTGACAAACTTTTTGTAGCATCTCATTCCATCTATTTAATCTAATCGACATATGAGTCAACAAACTACTTTTTtatagtcaccatatttcatcttgaaaaccatacctacacattcatcatgtatatcataacacattataatctataacgagcgctcgcgagcgctcacgagcttaacgagcttcaaacgagccgagccgagcagggttttctgctcCTTAATCTTAacaagcttaacgagccgagccttaacgagcacgagcttaacTAGTACGAGCTTAACGAACTGAGCTGCTCGTTAGTCCAGCCctactccaaagttactaatagcggagaacaaacaaagagattattgtagggtacgaaaccacctcaaagttattctttccgatcaatccattgggctattcttataggtgtcacaaacagctctagagttcgtagtaaaataacaccttaagacacacatcaatcaaaaccctaatgtcacctagatactccaatgtcacctcaagtatccgcgggtatgattatacgatatgcatcacacaatctcagattcatctattcaactaacacaaagaactttaaagagtgcctcaaagttttcaccggagagtcaagacgaaaacatgtgccaacccctatgcataagttcacaaggtcactgaacccgcaaaagttgatcaccaaaacatacatctagtagatcatgtgatatctcattgtcaccacatataagcacatgcaagacatacatcaagtgttctcaaatccttaaagacccaatccaataagataacttcacagggaaaactcaatccattacaagaaggtagaggggaagaaacagcataggatctaactataatagcaaagctcgcaatacatcaagatcgtgccaaatcaagaacacgagatagagagatcaaacacatagctactggtacataccctcagccttgagggtgaactactccctcatcgtcatggagagcgtcgggatgatgaagatggctaccgatgatggattccccctcctgcagggtgccgaaacagggtcccattggtttttggtggctacagaggcttgtggcggcggaactcccgatctagattattttctggaggtttctgtatttataggagggtttggcatcgagaacaagttaggggtcccacggggagtccacgaggcacacgGGCGCGCctcagggggtgggcgccccccaccctcatgggccccacgggactcctctccgataactttttgttccagtattttttatatttttcagaaaaattctccattgattttcagcgcatttcgagaatttttatttctgcacaaaaacaacaccacggtagttctgctgaaaacagcgtcattccgggttagttctaaccaaatcattacaaaagcatgtaaaaatattataaacatggcatgaatacatcaaaaattatagatacgttgaagacatatCAATCCCCCACTCTCTTCTTCCACTCCCCGCCGCTCTTCGCCCAATTCCCGCTCTTTGCTCCCACCCTCTCATTCCCTCCGCCTTTGACGCATCGATCCATTGGAGAACCTGTCGGAGATGGAGCCGGCGAAGGTGCCGGAGCATCTGAGCATCACGCTCGCCTGGAAGATCAGCTCGGAGACGCGGAAAAATCATCATGTCAAAGCGAAGGCCagaaaggaggagaagatgaagaagcGTCTGGTCGTCGGTGGGCCTGGTGGTGGGGATGGGCGTTGTGGGTGTGGGACACCACCAGACGGGCGCGCCAATAGTACAAACGGCGCCAGGACCGGAGCCTTACAAGCCTCCATACTACTACGCCGCCAAGGAGCTCGCAAAACCCGCCGGTACGGTTCCTTACATCGTCGATGTTAATGCGGCGCCCCTCTTCTCTGAGTATTCTTTGCCCTCGCTTGTCCGGGCGAGGATGGCGCGTGGAGAGCAGATGGGTGCCTGCGCGCTGTTTGCTACAATGCCGAGAGCGGGGGAGCCGGCATATGACACGGATAGGGAGATGCTCGATATCATCCAGGACGGAggcaagggaggaggagggggctatGAGGACGGGCAGGTGGAAGACTCGGATCCCACCCAGTCTGCCAACTACCAGTAGCAGTAGTCCTACACCCAAATGGACACGCAACAGTCTTGCATCCAGACCGGCAATGGCACGCATCAACAGCAGCATTGGGCCACCGGAGAGCAGCGACAACGATGACGATGATTCGGATGATACAGTCGGCGATCTGAAGAAGAAGGGTAGAGGAGAAAGCTTCAACATGCGGGAGGACGAGTTGTTATGCGACGCATGGTTGGCCACTAGCCTCGATCCAGTCCATGGAACGGAGCAAAAAGGCACAACCTTTGGGAGGAACATTCACATATGGTTCCATGAGCACGAGCATTTCACGCCCTACTCCGACACATTGATTTGCAACCGTGAGTGGAAGTCCCTCAACCATCGatggtacaccatccaagaggccATCTTCAAGTATTGCAGGCACTTGAAGCGTCTCATCGCATGGTGGACTAGAGGTGCACAAATCACCGAGCAAGTAAGTTGATCACTAGCtggatatgctttagttttgttggtCACTAGCCAGACATGCTttagttttgttgatcactagccgaacatgttggggaacgtagcagaaattcaaaaaaattcacgcatcaccaagatcaatctatggagattctagcaacaagagagggagaggatgagcatcttcatacccttgaagatcgctaagcggaagcgttacaagaatgcgaatgatggagtcgtactcgcgacgattcaaatcgcggaagatccaatctagcgccgaacggacggcgcctccgcgttcaacacacgtacagcacggggacgtctcctccttcttgatccagcaaggggagaggagaagttgagggagaactccggcagcacgacggcgtggtggtggtggagctcgtagcattcctgcagggcttcgccaagcactacggaggaggaggaggtgttggaggagggagagggctgcgccaggggaagggtgcggctgccctatcTCTCCCTCaccatatatagggggaagggaggaggggggcaccctagggttccctaggggaggggca
It contains:
- the LOC119340550 gene encoding probable xyloglucan endotransglucosylase/hydrolase protein 26; the encoded protein is MGMSMRALLAVVAFAAVLRPGLVGANFADLCDITWEPQNAAMTDGGEHLTLSLVSNISGSMLRTKKTFIYGSISTLIKLVKGNSAGTVTTYYTSSVGDDHDEIDFEFLGNETGQPYTIHTNVFADGVGAKEVQFYPWFDPTDDFHNYTILWNPSMIVWFVDSIPIRVFRNYASKGVPFPTKRPMYGFSSIWSADDWATQGGRVKTDWTKAPFVAEYNNMGLDVCECSGADAECAARCNKDTPPEPSQLTKEQMRKLRAVQLGYTIYDYCAKARDGGKGPVPPECDMEQY